One part of the Aspergillus fumigatus Af293 chromosome 7, whole genome shotgun sequence genome encodes these proteins:
- a CDS encoding serine/threonine-protein kinase, giving the protein MSPIPRPNPSHGHANHHYHDLVSQEPRETYNIFEGLKLPDIFIRCWAPKNSCSPEQRPLLLSSSSVYSSISASPSPSLSPPPSSLAQKYGTCIEILHYGSFSSVRLYARKPTTSPTGTSPKQLHVVKVFRRSSSPAIITHHRFEQSLSSSLSHPNILRTIDSLLNDRGELCLVTEYCAAGDLCTLIATAGATLTLCDINCFFKQIMRAITYLHDRGIAHRDLKPENILLTVHGAVKLADFGSAVCLPRSDASDSDAEAEGGVVSSYSPPRKLLGTIPYIAPEELCEVRRFDPRAGDIWAAGLVYMAMRCRRLPWRMASEEEDGWYREYLVGRQGEEGYAPIEGLGEERCRNVVYAMLDPNPRRRITASQVLRSEWMYAVTVCRAGNMGL; this is encoded by the exons ATGTCGCCCATACCCAGGCCGAACCCCAGCCACGGCCATGCCAACCATCACTACCATGACTTGGTATCCCAAGAACCCAGGGAGACCTACAACATCTTCGAGGGGCTGAAGCTTCCCGACATCTTTATCCGCTGCTGGGCGCCCAAGAACTCCTGCAGTCCGGAACAACGGCCACTACtgctgtcttcttcctccgtctactccagcatctccgcgtcaccatcaccatcactaTCCCCACCACCCTCCTCGCTAGCCCAAAAGTACGGCACCTGCATCGAGATCCTTCATTATGGCTCGTTCAGCTCCGTGCGTCTATACGCCCGCAAACCCACAACCAGTCCTACAGGTACATCCCCCAAACAACTCCACGTGGTCAAGGTCTTCCGCCGCTCCTCCAGCCCAGCCATCATAACCCACCACCGCTTCGAGCAatccctctcctcctccctctcccaCCCCAACATCCTCCGCACCATCGACTCCCTCCTTAACGACCGCGGCGAGCTCTGCCTGGTAACCGAGTACTGCGCCGCCGGCGACCTCTGCACCCTCATCGCGACAGCTGGCGCCACGCTCACGCTCTGCGATATCAACTGCTTCTTCAAGCAGATCATGCGCGCAATCACTTACCTCCACGACCGCGGCATCGCACACCGCGATCTCAAACCGGAGAATATCCTCCTCACCGTCCACGGGGCGGTGAAATTGGCTGACTTTGGGAGCGCGGTGTGTCTGCCCCGTAGTGATGCCTCCGACTCCGATGCCGAGGCCGAAGGCGGGGTGGTCTCCTCATACTCCCCACCCAGGAAACTCCTCGGGACGATACCCTACATTGCGCCGGAGGAGCTGTGCGAGGTTCGGAGGTTCGACCCGCGGGCGGGCGATATCTGGGCTGCGGGGCTGGTCTATATGGCCATGCGGTGTCGGCGGCTGCCATGGCGCATGGcgagcgaggaggaggacggatGGTACCGGGAGTATCTTGTTGGGCGGCAGGGGGAGGAAGGGTACGCGCCTATTGAAGGGCTGGGAGAG GAACGCTGCCGCAACGTGGTGTATGCGATGCTGGATCCAAATCCGAGGCGGCGCATCACGGCGTCGCAGGTGCTCCGGTCTGAATGGATGTATGCGGTGACGGTTTGTCGGGCTGGAAATATGGGGTTGTAA
- a CDS encoding cation-translocating P-type ATPase, with protein MAQSPASSEPLKQDFKLGVDNPNEPPDGRTGRATRIQFDGDVPPEEGSGGIYHSRLSRHRSLSRDTIRSSHDASQSNKAAGIPIEFRTLSFQISESQNATEAAIKARQGKDNKPDQDYFESLDYHILQPDRLFQQLNVDPRSGLSSSAATSRLQRDGKNVIAHHSENYLKKIFFYVFGGFCSVLWIGVIIFFICWKPLSNPPSVPNLAMAILVLIVIFLQASFSAFQDWSTKHVMNSILNLLPSEALVVRDGKQIRVPSTDLVAGDIVHVSIGNKIPADMRLFQTSGDVRFDRSILTGESDEIEGAIDVTDDNFLETRNIAFMGTSVTNGNAVGVVVLTGSRSVMGRIAKMTTGVKEKPTLIQKEITRFVTIIICLTVTLVLIILFTWVGWLRVEHYQFMNVVSMLNNVMGCVVAFIPEGMPVGVALTLMMIATRMKKNNILPKGLATVETLGCVNVICSDKTGTLTQNKMFVRSLGLTDQELHIEKLLGDQGGSAERPEALSILLRGSFLCNDASFDPATVGLPVNDREVTGNATDAAVLRFVELAQPNGLSQYAQYERVHQIPFNSKNKWMLTMHKDPQRNSSYLTYVKGAPDVLLPRCTSYYSGLESRIKPMDENARRMLSDFQASLSRRAERVIVLCQRYYTPSAAVGSNDFNDEVLAHGVHDLTVIGIFGIVDLPRPETARTIAACRRAGIRFFMVTGDFGLTAAAIARDVGIFTGTAEPDTVDDLRLSTSDDENEKQSLRSRRSLLINGPSISSLSDEQWDAVCQYEEIVFARTSPEQKYRIVEEFKARNNVVAVTGDGVNDAPALRTANVGIAVVSGSDVAIEAADLVLLDKFDSIVDAIRLGRLVFQNLQKVIAYLLPAGSWSEIWPVLMNVFFGVPLPLSSFLMIIICVFTDLFLSLSLIMEKEEFDLLSLPPRNHKKDHLINLKIYAQSYLFIGVMETFIAHSMFFLYMYKKAGIPFHALIFAFESYSDGFYGYSAEQLAHFNNVGQGVYFVTLVMLQWGNILSVRNKRLSILTADPVRKQRRNPWLPLAMLVSLVIAIFVTEVPGFHTLFGTAPVPIEFWFIPLPLALGILFMDELRKLLVRAFPRGIIAKISW; from the coding sequence ATGGctcaatctcctgcttcctCCGAACCTTTGAAACAGGATTTCAAATTGGGAGTTGATAACCCTAACGAGCCCCCTGATGGTCGAACGGGTCGTGCAACCCGCATCCAATTCGATGGTGATGTACCACCGGAAGAGGGAAGTGGAGGAATCTACCACTCTCGACTTAGTCGGCATCGTTCTCTGAGCCGAGACACCATTCGGAGCTCTCACGATGCCTCCCAGAGCAACAAGGCCGCCGGGATACCGATCGAGTTCAGGACCCTCTCGTTTCAAATCTCCGAGTCCCAGAACGCTACCGAAGCGGCCATCAAAGCAAGGCAGGGCAAGGACAATAAGCCCGATCAAGATTACTTCGAAAGCTTGGACTATCACATCCTGCAGCCCGACAGACTCTTCCAGCAACTCAACGTGGACCCCCGGTCTGGTCTCAGCTCGTCTGCTGCCACCTCTCGACTGCAGCGGGACGGGAAAAATGTCATCGCTCATCATAGCGAGAACTACCTGAAGAAAATCTTTTTCTATGTCTTTGGTGGCTTCTGCTCCGTTCTATGGATCggtgtcatcatcttcttcatttgtTGGAAACCCCTCAGCAACCCACCATCCGTTCCGAATCTTGCCATGgccatcctcgtcctcatcgtgATTTTTCTGCAAGCAAGCTTCTCTGCATTTCAAGACTGGTCAACGAAACATGTCATGAACTCGATCCTCAACCTGCTCCCATCTGAAGCCCTTGTTGTGCGAGACGGGAAGCAAATCCGCGTGCCATCCACAGACCTTGTCGCCGGCGACATTGTCCATGTCTCCATTGGCAATAAGATCCCCGCGGACATGCGTCTCTTCCAGACATCTGGAGACGTCCGCTTCGACCGTTCCATTCTCACCGGAGAGTCGGACGAGATCGAAGGTGCCATCGACGTGACTGACGACAACTTCTTGGAGACCCGTAATATCGCTTTCATGGGCACGAGTGTCACCAACGGCAATGCGGTTGGTGTAGTGGTACTGACTGGCAGTCGTTCTGTTATGGGCCGCATCGCCAAAATGACCACTGGCGTCAAGGAAAAACCGACATTGATCCAGAAAGAGATTACTCGTTTTGTGACCATCATTATCTGCCTCACCGTCACACTGGTTCTgatcatcctcttcacctGGGTTGGTTGGTTGCGTGTGGAACATTACCAGTTCATGAACGTGGTCTCGATGCTGAACAACGTAATGGGATGTGTCGTTGCGTTCATCCCTGAAGGTATGCCTGTTGGAGTGGCACTAACTCTGATGATGATAGCCACgcggatgaagaagaacaacatATTGCCAAAGGGACTTGCAACAGTAGAGACCCTGGGCTGTGTCAACGTCATCTGCTCAGACAAGACGGGCACACTGACCCAGAACAAGATGTTTGTCAGGTCCCTCGGCCTGACCGATCAAGAGCTCCACATAGAGAAGCTGCTTGGAGATCAGGGAGGCTCGGCCGAGCGGCCCGAAGCGCTGAGCATCCTTCTTCGGGGCTCGTTCCTGTGCAATGACGCCTCTTTTGACCCGGCGACAGTTGGACTGCCAGTGAATGACCGAGAGGTGACGGGCAATGCCACCGATGCCGCCGTCCTACGGTTCGTCGAGCTCGCCCAGCCCAACGGTCTTTCTCAGTATGCGCAGTACGAGAGAGTCCACCAGATTCCGTTCAACTCGAAGAACAAGTGGATGCTTACCATGCACAAGGATCCCCAGCGCAACAGCAGCTATCTCACCTATGTCAAGGGCGCACCGGATGTTCTTCTACCACGGTGCACATCGTACTACTCCGGCCTTGAGAGCAGAATCAAACCCATGGACGAAAACGCCCGGAGAATGCTCTCGGACTTCCAAGCGTCCCTGTCCAGGCGCGCAGAACGTGTCATTGTGCTCTGCCAACGGTACTACACCCCAAGTGCCGCAGTGGGATCAAACGACTTCAACGACGAGGTCTTGGCCCACGGTGTCCACGACCTGACCGTGATTGGCATTTTTGGCATCGTCGATCTGCCCCGACCTGAGACCGCGCGGACCATTGCGGCCTGCCGCCGTGCAGGCATCCGCTTCTTCATGGTGACAGGCGATTTTGGCCTGACGGCGGCTGCCATTGCCCGGGACGTGGGCATCTTCACTGGTACCGCGGAGCCAGACACGGTCGACGACCTGCGGCTATCCACCAGCGACGACGAAAACGAGAAGCAATCTCTCCGCTCTCGACGCAGtctcctcatcaacggcCCAAGCATTTCCTCCCTCAGCGACGAGCAGTGGGACGCCGTCTGCCAATACGAAGAGATCGTCTTCGCCCGAACCTCGCCCGAACAAAAATACCGCATCGTCGAGGAGTTCAAGGCGCGCAACAACGTCGTCGCGGTGACCGGCGACGGCGTCAACGACGCTCCCGCACTGCGCACTGCGAATGTCGGCATCGCCGTCGTCTCCGGCAGCGACGTCGCCATTGAGGCAGCCGACCTCGTCCTGCTCGACAAGTTCGACTCCATCGTTGACGCGATCCGCCTCGGCCGCCTCGTCTTCCAGAATCTGCAAAAGGTCATCGCCTACCTGCTCCCCGCAGGCAGCTGGTCCGAGATCTGGCCGGTGCTGATGAACGTCTTCTTCGGGGTCCCGCTGCCTCTCAGCTCCTTcctcatgatcatcatctgcgTCTTCACGgacctcttcctctccctctccctcatcatggaaaaggaagaattcgacctcctcagcctcccgCCCCGCAACCATAAGAAAGAccacctcatcaacctcaaGATCTACGCCCAGTCCTACCTCTTCATCGGCGTCATGGAAACATTCATCGCCCACTCCATGTTCTTCCTGTACATGTACAAGAAAGCCGGCATCCCCTTCCACGCcctcatcttcgccttcgAGTCCTACTCCGACGGCTTCTACGGCTACTCCGCCGAGCAGCTCGCCCACTTCAACAACGTCGGCCAGGGCGTCTACTTCGTCACCCTCGTCATGCTCCAATGGGGCAACATCCTTTCCGTCCGCAACAAGcgcctctccatcctcaccgCGGACCCGGTCCGCAAGCAGCGCCGCAACCCCTGGCTGCCCCTCGCCATGCTTGTCTCCCTCGTCATCGCCATTTTTGTTACCGAGGTTCCGGGCTTCCATACCCTGTTCGGCACCGCCCCCGTCCCCATTGAGTTCTGGTTCATCCCGTTGCCCTTGGCCCTGGGCATTCTGTTCATGGATGAGTTGAGGAAGCTGCTTGTTCGCGCGTTCCCGAGGGGCATTATTGCGAAGATTTCGTGGTGA